From Salvia splendens isolate huo1 chromosome 3, SspV2, whole genome shotgun sequence, a single genomic window includes:
- the LOC121794655 gene encoding uncharacterized protein LOC121794655 isoform X1 produces the protein MYAETGLMFPYFSQEAQQFDDFCCSQRPNSSLGITSSLMQTSTISDYNLGGEGDLFKAPEPVIGEPLMAVDPMTAAISMISCGEDVISPQSLTVSDIESSIESGQLISEVFYECRKDLLAQQGNETPLFDTLSIKIPSLQIDENFVVDEKLFAEGALQKSLSSSCLRSVDGVHEAPLRPKFLDFPVLDFGAFNGMRRAFSEGDIKTLDNDGKTILEQSSVVQPRVISSCHSEDRREKLCRYWNKKSKRNFGRKIKYACRKALADSQPRIRGRFAKTEEMESPEMQ, from the exons ATGTATGCAGAAACTGGGCTTATGTTTCCATACTTCTCTCAAGAAGCTCAGCAGTTTGATGATTTTTGCTGCTCACAAAGGCCTAATTCCTCTTTG GGCATAACAAGCAGCCTCATGCAAACATCCACCATATCAGATTACAACCTCGGGGGAGAAGGTGATCTCTTCAAGGCACCTGAACCAGTAATTGGAGAACCATTAATGGCTGTGGATCCGATGACAGCTGCTATCTCAATGATCTCCTGTGGAGAAGATGTGATCTCTCCCCAGTCGCTAACAGTATCTGATATCGAGTCGTCTATTGAGAGTGGACAGCTCATCAGTGAGGTTTTCTATGAATGTAGAAAGGATCTTTTGGCACAGCAAGGGAATGAGACGCCACTCTTTGATACCCTGAGTATCAAGATTCCGTCTCTACAGATAGATGAAAATTTTGTTGTTGACGAGAAGCTGTTTGCGGAGGGCGCACTCCAGAAAAGTCTCAGCTCGAGTTGTCTAAGATCTGTGGATGGTGTGCATGAGGCTCCACTGAGGCCAAAATTTCTCGATTTTCCAGTTTTGGACTTTGGGGCTTTTAATGGGATGCGGAGAGCATTTAGTGAAGGAGATATCAAG ACTCTTGATAACGATGGTAAAACAATTCTGGAGCAGTCCTCGGTGGTGCAACCTCGGGTTATAAGCAGCTGCCATTCTGAAGATCGCAGGGAAAAGCTCTGTAGATACTGGAACAAGAAGTCCAAGCGAAACTTTGGAAGAAAAATCAAG TATGCTTGTAGGAAAGCCTTGGCTGACAGCCAGCCTCGGATCCGCGGAAGATTTGCCAAGACGGAAGAAATGGAAAGCCCAGAGATGCAGTAA
- the LOC121794655 gene encoding uncharacterized protein LOC121794655 isoform X2, translating into MQTSTISDYNLGGEGDLFKAPEPVIGEPLMAVDPMTAAISMISCGEDVISPQSLTVSDIESSIESGQLISEVFYECRKDLLAQQGNETPLFDTLSIKIPSLQIDENFVVDEKLFAEGALQKSLSSSCLRSVDGVHEAPLRPKFLDFPVLDFGAFNGMRRAFSEGDIKTLDNDGKTILEQSSVVQPRVISSCHSEDRREKLCRYWNKKSKRNFGRKIKYACRKALADSQPRIRGRFAKTEEMESPEMQ; encoded by the exons ATGCAAACATCCACCATATCAGATTACAACCTCGGGGGAGAAGGTGATCTCTTCAAGGCACCTGAACCAGTAATTGGAGAACCATTAATGGCTGTGGATCCGATGACAGCTGCTATCTCAATGATCTCCTGTGGAGAAGATGTGATCTCTCCCCAGTCGCTAACAGTATCTGATATCGAGTCGTCTATTGAGAGTGGACAGCTCATCAGTGAGGTTTTCTATGAATGTAGAAAGGATCTTTTGGCACAGCAAGGGAATGAGACGCCACTCTTTGATACCCTGAGTATCAAGATTCCGTCTCTACAGATAGATGAAAATTTTGTTGTTGACGAGAAGCTGTTTGCGGAGGGCGCACTCCAGAAAAGTCTCAGCTCGAGTTGTCTAAGATCTGTGGATGGTGTGCATGAGGCTCCACTGAGGCCAAAATTTCTCGATTTTCCAGTTTTGGACTTTGGGGCTTTTAATGGGATGCGGAGAGCATTTAGTGAAGGAGATATCAAG ACTCTTGATAACGATGGTAAAACAATTCTGGAGCAGTCCTCGGTGGTGCAACCTCGGGTTATAAGCAGCTGCCATTCTGAAGATCGCAGGGAAAAGCTCTGTAGATACTGGAACAAGAAGTCCAAGCGAAACTTTGGAAGAAAAATCAAG TATGCTTGTAGGAAAGCCTTGGCTGACAGCCAGCCTCGGATCCGCGGAAGATTTGCCAAGACGGAAGAAATGGAAAGCCCAGAGATGCAGTAA
- the LOC121794654 gene encoding rust resistance kinase Lr10-like produces MRSIYLFLPSLNFHLHLADPQTMIPFFIFLICSLNIQQPRFAAAQQDCPPASCSPSGGPIVRFPFRLIGRHPQHCGYPGFDLSCNPTNNRTEFDFQFPARASARNIILPLSAKATVNEIDYRAQVIRLSVFRGSCLPAQVPEVSSSPSPFQFHIKIMYYGAGDGYTLFNCSGALDNYEEWARPMGPITCLARGNHRVYAYRSSTSVTDLPLSRCVKMYNVSDISEVLLDGLREYSVDDTYLHWPEPVCTNCESRANYCGFNTNNQTQCFHIPTQSHHNKQGSISDKAVIAIVVVAVFTALAFAALFYFYTLKRRKQSKERRTERFLEDHKARRLTRYTYSDIKTITDGFKHKLGQGGYGSVFRGKLSTDILVAVKVLTNIKGNGEDFINEVGTIGNIHHVNVVRLVGYCADGYKRALVYEFLENDSLNKYLSSGKQSSTVGWEKLLEIALGVARGLDYLHQGCKQRILHFDIKPHNILLDHNLNPKVADFGLAKLCSKEKSVVTMTGARGTIGYIAPEVFSRNFGKVSYKSDIYSYGMVLLDMVGGRREFGEAAAQDSGEVYFPEWMYNQLEKGEDIAIHVDNVEETDIVKRLIIVGLWCIQWYPADRPSMKLIIQMLEAQNMPIMPPNPFAASNSANSTSPLSSSSSTMYTTSTTTTFTS; encoded by the coding sequence atgcgCAGTATATATCTGTTTCTTCCATCGCTGAATTTCCATCTACATCTTGCAGATCCTCAAACCATGATTCCCttcttcattttcttgatttgttcacTAAATATCCAGCAACCAAGATTTGCAGCAGCCCAGCAGGACTGCCCTCCCGCAAGCTGCAGCCCCTCGGGGGGCCCCATCGTCCGCTTCCCTTTCCGCTTAATCGGCCGCCACCCCCAGCACTGCGGCTATCCCGGTTTCGACCTCTCCTGCAACCCCACCAACAACCGCACCGAATTCGACTTCCAGTTCCCCGCCCGTGCCTCGGCCCGGAATATTATCCTCCCACTTTCAGCTAAAGCTACCGTAAATGAAATTGACTACAGAGCTCAAGTGATCCGACTCAGTGTGTTCAGAGGGTCATGCCTCCCTGCCCAGGTGCCCGAAGTGagctcctctccctctcctttCCAATTCCACATCAAGATCATGTACTATGGTGCAGGCGACGGATACACGCTTTTCAATTGCTCTGGAGCGCTGGACAACTATGAGGAATGGGCCAGGCCCATGGGCCCGATCACTTGCCTTGCTCGTGGGAATCACCGAGTTTATGCTTACCGATCCTCTACTTCGGTCACCGACCTGCCTCTCTCCAGATGTGTGAAAATGTACAACGTTTCTGATATTTCTGAGGTTCTTTTGGACGGGCTGAGAGAGTATTCGGTTGATGATACCTACCTGCATTGGCCTGAACCTGTCTGCACCAACTGCGAAAGCCGTGCAAACTACTGTGGGTTCAATACCAATAACCAAACTCAATGCTTTCACATACCCACACAATCTCACCACAACAAACAAGGTAGTATATCAGATAAGGCAGTCATTGCAATTGTAGTAGTTGCTGTTTTCACGGCGCTAGCTTTTGCTGCACTATTTTACTTCTACACACTAAAGAGGCGTAAACAGAGCAAGGAGCGAAGGACTGAGCGTTTCTTAGAGGATCACAAAGCAAGAAGGCTAACCAGATACACTTACTCTGATATCAAGACTATCACGGACGGTTTCAAACACAAACTGGGGCAGGGAGGCTACGGGTCGGTTTTCAGAGGGAAGCTCTCGACAGACATTCTGGTAGCCGTGAAAGTCCTAACCAACATCAAAGGGAACGGCGAGGACTTCATCAACGAGGTAGGAACCATCGGCAACATCCACCACGTGAATGTGGTGCGTTTGGTCGGGTACTGTGCGGACGGGTACAAGCGCGCTCTGGTATACGAGTTCTTGGAGAACGACTCGCTTAACAAGTACCTCTCATCGGGCAAGCAGAGCAGCACAGTGGGGTGGGAGAAGCTGCTGGAGATCGCGCTGGGGGTAGCCAGAGGCCTCGATTATCTCCACCAAGGCTGCAAACAAAGGATCCTTCATTTCGACATCAAGCCACACAACATCTTGCTGGACCATAATCTCAACCCCAAAGTTGCCGATTTTGGTCTGGCAAAGCTGTGCTCAAAGGAGAAGAGCGTGGTGACCATGACGGGGGCTAGGGGGACGATAGGGTACATTGCACCCGAGGTGTTCTCGAGGAACTTTGGGAAGGTGTCATACAAGTCGGATATCTATAGCTACGGGATGGTGTTGCTGGACATggttggtggacggagggagttcgGAGAAGCGGCGGCGCAGGATAGCGGGGAAGTGTACTTTCCGGAGTGGATGTACAATCAGCTGGAGAAAGGAGAGGATATAGCTATCCATGTTGATAATGTGGAGGAGACTGATATTGTGAAGAGGCTTATAATTGTGGGACTTTGGTGTATACAGTGGTATCCTGCAGATAGGCCATCCATGAAACTTATCATCCAGATGCTGGAAGCTCAAAACATGCCCATTATGCCGCCCAATCCTTTCGCTGCCTCAAATTCTGCAAATTCAACTTCACctttatcttcatcttcttccacCATGTACACCACCTCAACAACCACCACTTTTACTTCTTGA